The DNA sequence CATCTCGCTCGGTGCGACCACTCACCGTCACTCACTGAGACGGACGTGTCCTGCGAGTAGCTGCTTGTGTTtttagatttgtttttgtttcaaatatccatttttgtgttccatcttcttcttctttttcttattcttctcAAACATACCCTAAGACCTTGAGTAATTTGTTTGtatataaacaaaattaacccaacttaaaaaaaaacaattgacaCCTGTCAAAGTGACATTTCGTTCGAAGGTGGTAAAACGTCATATTTCGCTGTGTTTCAGAATGTTTGTACAAACCAAAAGTGTCACTCACTTTGGGAGCTCACGTTTATCATCACTTTTACTCTCTTACGCAAACAGTCAAAAGACATGTCAGGAGTGTCTGGCTTGGCCCCTTCCACCTACTCGGAACGAAAAAAACGTCCCCTTATACGAATGTTTACGCTGCACCCCCGCTGCACAATGGCCTCCGGCAACACCCCCAGTACTGATAACTGTCATCTACCCACCCAGCAGgattagtgtgcgtgtgtttgtaagTGTTTTCATATTCTTCTTCAAAACGTCCAAGGATTGGAATCGCGTGTACAAATGGCCTACTTTTTCTTGACTGGTCGGACAGGAAAACTCGAGAACATAGGACACAGGAGGTAATGAGCGGAGGGACGTATTGGTGCGGCCAGGGTAATGACTTCACGGAGCGGAAGTGGATATCAATTACACGAAACCGCACAGAAAGCAAATAGACTTCATTGCCTACATTTCAATTCTAATTCTAGCACAGAATAAAGGCTAGCTGAGAGGGTGATacatcgagagagagagagagagagagagagagagagagagagagagagagagagagagagaaagagagagagagagagagaaggacaGGGAAAGATGTTTTCTTTGAGATAACATCATTATCGAACCACTGTCTAGTATTGGTTGTGCTGTGCAGGAATGTAGAACAATACAAGCCGAGAAAGCAGTACATATTTTAGTAGCCAGCCACAGGAACGGTGGGGTGGGGGTtgggtgggggtggggggagggtggTCCGCACACCTGATGACTCATCGCGCTTAATGTATACTTCGAGACCGTACCGACAGTacgaaaataaatgaaagtaaaagcaaacaaaacgcgctaccaccaccaccgtgccGCCAAAATGGagggcaaacacacaccatgAGTATTTTAGTCGGTGGGTGTCATAATCCAAAGCGGAATATGAGCGCACCCTTAAAAAAAATCGGCAATGACTGGGCGGAAAACCAAGACATGAAATATGTATGGCGCGGTATAAGAGCAGTGGGCCGCGATAAGCGCCATCTGGAAAGTGAGGCAGGGTAGTTCACAACATCTCGTATGAATGATGCAAGTCGCAGTAAAGTTAAATTAGGCAGACAAAAATGTCCTTTTGTGcgtttcctttctttgaaGATGTTTGGAGGAGCTTAGGAAGTTTCTGAGATCGGATATTTCTGAGGACCTCTGAGCTAAGGCCCACACCAAGGAGGAAATACCGTGCATAAAGGATTAGGTTTAAGATCATCTGGGCATATGAAGGCAATCAGTCCAAAGTATACAAATAAATTTCCAAAAAATCcgaaaaaatcacaaaacaaacatgaaaTTCAGTTGGCTCATGCTGATTGGCCCATTTGTATGTAGGGCATCGTGCTCGTGTGCGTTCGCTTTGGGCAGCTTTATCGTACGTACAGTCATCTTGAAGCATCAAACTGTAAACCACGATTTCTTCCGATACTGGTAGCCTTAAGGTGGACTTATTCTAGATAAGATGATAAGGCACCGGTGGCATGAAGATTACGATAAAGCCCAAAGCGTCCAAAAGTTACGTTATCAGTCGCGAGACCTGTGACACTAAATATATAACCGACCAGCTGAACGGTCCGGCCATTACTGTAACGTTCAGCATCTGATTAGTCTGTGTCTTACACCCGAAACGTAAACCTTTGAACCTAGTGGCAGGTGGCAGTGTTTCAGCATGCTTGTCGTGGTGTTTCTCGTGACGCTACTGGTGCTAGCGGTACTGCGCGAGTATCGCGATCGCAAGCGGCTGCAGCACATTGCATCCCACTTCCAGGGTCCGAAGCCGCACTGGCTGCTCGGATATTTGCCACTGTTCCCGGTCAACGACATACCGGGCATCTTCGAGACGATGGTCAAGCTGCACGAACGCTACGGACAGGATCTGTTCAACTGGGGCCTCCTAAACGACCACATGGTCGTCGTAACCAGTGCCGCTAACGTGGAGAAGGTGGTGATGGCGAAGAAGACGGAAAAATCACAGATTTACGAGTTCATCGAGCCGTGGCTGGGACAGGGTCTGCTCATCTCCAGCGGCGAGAAGTGGTTCCACCGGCGAAAAATCATCACACCCACCTTTCACTTCAAGATACTGGAAAGCTTCGTGACCGTGTTTAACCGCGAGGCGGAGCTGCTGATAGAGAAGCTTGGACAGAATGCGGACGCGGGCCGTGAGTTTGACATCTACGAGCCGATCTCGCTGTACGCGCTGGACAGCATATGCGAGACGTCCATGGGTGTGGAGATTAACGCACAGCATAATCCCGAAAACCAGTACGTGCGGGACGTGAAGCGGATGAGcgagctggtgctgctgcgcaTCTTTCACGTGCTGTCAGCGTTTCCACGCACCTTCTGGTACACGATGCCGAACGCTTGGGAACAGCGGAAGCTGATCCGACGGCTTCACGCATTCACGGACTCGGTGATTCAAAGCCGTCGGCGACAGCTGCTGGCTGCGGTGGAGCAAGGAGAAGTCGGAAATCAAGAAACACACGCGGATGATCTGTACGGTGCAAAGCAACGTTACAGCTTTTTGGACCTGCTGCTGAACGTCACAGTCGGTGGAAAGCCACTGTCTGATGCGGATATTCGGGAGGAGGTGGATACCTTCATGTTCGAGGGTCATGACACGACCACTTCGGGCATTGCCTTTACCTTCTATCAACTTGCAAAGCATCCTGAAATACAGGAGAAGCTACACCAGGAGCTCCAAGATGTGCTCGGAGTAGATTATCGCCAGGTACCGTTGACCTACAATACACTCCAGAACTTCCGGTACCTGGACATGGTAGTGAAGGAGTCGCTGCGACTTCTACCACCCGTTTCGTTCATCGGACGTCGGCTAGTGGAAGATATCCAGATGAATGGCGTAACTATTCCAGCCGGCACTGACTTTACCATCCCCATCTACGTCATCCATCGTAATCCTGCTGTTTTCCCGGACCCGGAACGCTTTGATCCGGAGCGTTTTTCAGACGCCAATCAGCACCCTCCCGGACCGTACGACTACATCCCGTTCAGTGCTGGGTCACGGAACTGCATCGGACAGCGCTATGCGCTGCTGGAGATGAAAGTCACCGTCATAAAGATGTTGGCACATTTCCGCGTCTTGCCCGGTGAACAGATGCCCCAGGTGCGCTTCAAGACAGATCTAGTGTTGCGCCCGGATAAGGGTATTCCTATCAAACTTGTGCGCAGAAAATTCGATCCAATAAAATAATGCTCAAGCATGCGTGATTAGGTTTCTGATTTTACCGATTCGATGTTA is a window from the Anopheles merus strain MAF chromosome X, AmerM5.1, whole genome shotgun sequence genome containing:
- the LOC121596932 gene encoding cytochrome P450 4d2-like yields the protein MLVVVFLVTLLVLAVLREYRDRKRLQHIASHFQGPKPHWLLGYLPLFPVNDIPGIFETMVKLHERYGQDLFNWGLLNDHMVVVTSAANVEKVVMAKKTEKSQIYEFIEPWLGQGLLISSGEKWFHRRKIITPTFHFKILESFVTVFNREAELLIEKLGQNADAGREFDIYEPISLYALDSICETSMGVEINAQHNPENQYVRDVKRMSELVLLRIFHVLSAFPRTFWYTMPNAWEQRKLIRRLHAFTDSVIQSRRRQLLAAVEQGEVGNQETHADDLYGAKQRYSFLDLLLNVTVGGKPLSDADIREEVDTFMFEGHDTTTSGIAFTFYQLAKHPEIQEKLHQELQDVLGVDYRQVPLTYNTLQNFRYLDMVVKESLRLLPPVSFIGRRLVEDIQMNGVTIPAGTDFTIPIYVIHRNPAVFPDPERFDPERFSDANQHPPGPYDYIPFSAGSRNCIGQRYALLEMKVTVIKMLAHFRVLPGEQMPQVRFKTDLVLRPDKGIPIKLVRRKFDPIK